The nucleotide window CTTCGTATGACGTCGCGGCGCGATAGCGCTCGGTGACTCATCGTTTTGGGGAGGTTACTGACTAAGAGTTGCGCTTTGCCGAGTTGCTCAAGCGCAAGCCATACGACCTCAGCGCGCACCGGCATACTCAACTCGCTTTCAAGCACCTTGGCCATCTCGCCAACTGTCGCCCGGCCATCGCAGCGGCTCCAGACGAGCGCCGCCGTGTGATTCAAACAATGCGCCTTGTGCGTGCGCATGTCATAAACCAATGTTTCACCGCCCAGCCCTTCAATGACAAGATCTTCCTGGCGCGCTCTGGGCGCGTAGGTGTCTAGGAGTCTTTCCATAGTCGCTCCACGAGAATAACCTGAATGCCTGCGGATTTGTACTTACCTGTCTAGAAAAAAGCCGGGGTGACTCGCCAATAATATTCGCAACCTGAAAAACTGTCAAAGCGAATTCGGCGAGTTCTGCGGGAGGGTTGGCAGGCAGGTGGGAGCGTGGCGGGGTGATGGAGGATCAGAAATTCACCGCGGCACGTGACGCACCACGGCGCAGGGGGCGCAAACCGACTCAGGCGAGACTCTGATTAAACGACAAGCTGACGAGCAGGTGGCGTAAACCGCTTACATGCCGGCGGCAAGTGGCGGCTTGTCGTCTGCCGATTCAGTGACGCGCGCCACTGCCGCGGCCAGCGCGGCACGAAATTCCGTCGTCAGCAGGTTGATGTCTACGAGCAGCGGCTTATCGTTGCAGGCGCGGTAGACCGTAAACGCGCCGACCGATTGTTGTGCCGCATCAAGCAATTCGAGCTTGAGGCTCCAGGCCGGCAGATGGCTGCGTTCAAAGCTGATTTCATTCGTTTGCTTCTGCCATGCATACGGGCCGTCAAACTGACTGTGTGGGGAAAGATCACTGGCGCAGCGATAGCGCCACGGCGGCAGCTCCAGATGAAAGCGGTCAAAATCGTTGGCCTCGAACGCCTGGCCGAGGATTTTGCAAATCGCTTCGAGGCTGCCGGCGCCCGACAACCCCTCGCCGGCGCGCCGGATTGCCAGGTTGTTGATGATGATCTTCTTTTGATCGATGGTGCGCTGCGCCACACGGCGAATCTCAAAGAACTCGTGGTAGCCGAGGTGCTGCACGCCGACCCAGACGCCGGCGCCGATGACGAAGAGGACGATGCCGACGGTCGGGCCGCTGGGG belongs to Blastocatellia bacterium and includes:
- a CDS encoding PqqD family protein — translated: MERLLDTYAPRARQEDLVIEGLGGETLVYDMRTHKAHCLNHTAALVWSRCDGRATVGEMAKVLESELSMPVRAEVVWLALEQLGKAQLLVSNLPKTMSHRALSRRDVIRRVGVGAIALPLVASILAPTAEATVTCIAHNSTCTQGGTPCCDAAPCNCTGMICLCG